A genomic segment from Nicotiana tabacum cultivar K326 chromosome 9, ASM71507v2, whole genome shotgun sequence encodes:
- the LOC107776284 gene encoding putative late blight resistance protein homolog R1A-10 — protein MEDVNIDESATPSTQVTEEEPLGLEDDAEKIIKLLTRGIRERDIVSIFGMPGLGKTTLAKKIFKDSSIVSHFDVRAWVIISQSYDVRELLRDIYKQVTGVKCSGDKESDIADMLRKCLIGKRYLIVLDDVWEVKAWDELRLCFPIGKQGSRIMLTTRLEHVAMEVEHCADPYSPRFLTREASWKLLEKKAFQKETCPPEFKDVGVQIAEYCKGLPLTVVLVGGILAKKERNVSEWCEVANNLKSHLGAVESESNLAIQLSYCYLPDHLRHCLLTMGVFREDEKIGPSKLMLLWMAEGLVQCSDERGLEEVAEVYLTDIISSSLLMVSKTTFDGKVKYLQIHDLVRDFVLNKAKEEKFMQVIGTHNQYQPSYDEEHRVCIHLDHKLRHDLQRFDNEVDRFLTSGSKKGTSFGQDLKSFFVTNNADDFLAYRDFWNSESSFHGTISEEYLSRSYHFSSVGDLRLLRVLDIKNCIPGDYTNIEDILQSLVYLRYLGMCFEKFFFEWVSHMCDLETLLVDTEISVEGTPHIWKMTKLKHVDVSTRLPHEIFAVSEEGPSKLENLRAFKGMCLFREDIELIEMFPNLQKLLLVIIVNYLDEAEVNDFDEAEVNNFGEANSLVLKLDVLTQLQSLVFGSMYNITKYYLPSSLKELILRQINILASATSTIAGLPNLQRLVFQGCRFEQEEWDVRDMEFPVLKILKFRGVHIREWHVLESSSFPMLESLVLKSVELLEKIPDSFVDIGTLTSIKVIHCNQNSLKVSALEIKEEVEATTGCDNLDVYIFPPYSRNETKRITDDQASEFKEIFSRFDLDQDGFIIAADLRHFMANRDKAPPTDEEVDELIREADVDGDGRISYEEFVNYMMAMKSAEEEGGDEEGEKEEE, from the exons ATGGAGGATGTCAACATTGATGAGAGTGCTACACCAAGTACTCAAGTAACTGAAGAGGAACCGCTGGGGCTTGAGGATGATGCTGAGAAGATAATTAAGCTACTGACCAGAGGAATAAGGGAACGGGATATTGTCTCTATTTTTGGCATGCCTGGTCTCGGAAAGACCACTTTGGCAAAAAAGATATTCAAAGATTCTTCTATTGTTTCTCACTTTGATGTTCGAGCATGGGTTATCATTTCGCAATCATATGATGTGAGAGAGCTGTTGAGGGACATCTATAAGCAAGTGACAGGTGTTAAGTGCAGTGGAGATAAGGAGAGTGACATAGCCGATATGTTGCGCAAGTGTTTAATAGGGAAAAGATATCTCATTGTTTTGGATGATGTATGGGAAGTAAAGGCATGGGATGAGTTAAGATTATGTTTTCCAATCGGTAAACAAGGAAGCAGAATCATGTTAACAACTCGACTTGAACATGTGGCAATGGAAGTCGAGCACTGTGCCGATCCTTATTCCCCTCGATTCCTAACCAGGGAAGCAAGCTGGAAATTGTTGGAGAAAAAAGCATTTCAAAAGGAAACTTGCCCTCCTGAATTCAAGGATGTTGGGGTACAAATTGCAGAATATTGTAAAGGGCTGCCTCTTACAGTTGTTTTGGTTGGTGGAATTCTGGCAAAGAAAGAAAGGAATGTCTCGGAGTGGTGTGAAGTTGCAAACAATTTAAAGTCTCATCTTGGAGCAGTTGAAAGTGAGAGCAACTTGGCAATACAATTAAGTTACTGCTATTTACCGGATCATTTGAGACATTGCCTTCTAACTATGGGAGTATTTAGGGAGGATGAAAAAATTGGCCCATCTAAATTGATGTTACTCTGGATGGCCGAAGGCCTCGTTCAATGTAGTGATGAGAGAGGATTGGAGGAGGTAGCTGAAGTTTACTTGACCGATATAATTTCAAGTAGCCTACTAATGGTTTCAAAGACGACCTTTGATGGCAAGGTGAAGTACTTGCAAATTCATGATCTAGTGCGTGACTTTGTCTTAAACAAAgctaaagaagaaaaattcatgCAAGTTATAGGGACACATAACCAATATCAACCTTCATATGATGAAGAACATCGAGTGTGCATTCACCTCGACCATAAGCTTCGTCATGATTTGCAGAGATTCGACAACGAAGTAGATAGATTCCTCACAAGCGGCTCAAAAAAAGGAACATCTTTTGGACAAGATCTTAAATCGTTCTTTGTTACTAATAACGCGGATGATTTTCTTGCTTATAGAGATTTTTGGAATAGTGAGTCTAGTTTTCACGGTACTATTTCTGAAGAGTATTTATCTCGTTCCTATCATTTCTCATCAGTTGGAGACTTAAGACTTCTTAGAGTGCTGGATATCAAGAACTGCATTCCAGGGGATTATACGAATATAGAAGATATATTGCAATCACTAGTTTACCTGAGATACCTGGGAATGTGTTTCGAAAAGTTTTTTTTCGAGTGGGTATCACACATGTGCGATCTGGAAACTTTACTGGTGGATACTGAGATATCAGTAGAAGGGACACCTCATATTTGGAAGATGAcaaaattaaagcatgtagacgTATCAACACGCTTACCTCATGAGATATTTGCAGTTTCTGAAGAAGGTCCGTCTAAGTTGGAGAATTTGAGGGCATTTAAAGGCATGTGTTTATTTCGTGAGGATATAGAGTTAATTGAGATGTTTCCCAATCTTCAAAAGCTTCTCCTCGTAATAATTGTTAATTATTTAGATGAAGCTGAAGTTAATGATTTTGATGAAGCTGAAGTTAATAATTTTGGTGAAGCTAACTCTCTCGTTCTGAAATTGGATGTTCTTACACAGCTTCAATCTCTCGTGTTTGGTTCGATGTATAATATCACCAAGTATTATTTACCTTCAAGTCTCAAAGAGCTGATCCTCCGCCAAATTAATATACTAGCAAGTGCAACTTCCACAATTGCTGGGTTACCCAACCTTCAAAGACTGGTATTTCAAGGGTGTAGATTCGAGCAAGAGGAGTGGGACGTGAGAGATATGGAGTTCCCGGTACTCAAAATCTTAAAATTTCGAGGCGTTCATATTAGGGAATGGCACGTCTTAGAATCATCATCATTTCCCATGCTTGAAAGTTTAGTGCTAAAATCTGTTGAATTGCTTGAGAAGATTCCTGACAGTTTTGTGGATATTGGAACGCTTACATCAATCAAGGTGATCCATTGTAATCAAAACTCCCTCAAGGTTTCAGCTttggagattaaggaagaagtagAAGCAACTACAGGGTGTGACAACCTGGACGTCTATATTTTTCCTCCTTACTCTCG AAATGAAACCAAAAGAATTACAGATGATCAGGCGTCTGAGTTCAAGGAAATATTCAGCCGATTTGACCTGGATCAGGATGGATTTATTATTGCAGCTGATCTTCGCCATTTCATGGCAAACAGAGACAAGGCACCACCTACAGATGAAGAGGTTGATGAGTTAATTCGTGAAGCTGACGTGGATGGTGATGGACGGATCAGCTATGAGGAGTTCGTCAACTACATGATGGCCAT gaaaagtgcCGAAGAAGAGGGCGGGGATGAGGAAGGAGAAAAGGAAGAGGAATAA